Sequence from the Desulfovibrio sp. X2 genome:
GGTCCCAGGAGTCGCTCTCCGCGGCCCACTTCTCCATCATCGGGTCCGAGACCCGCGCCGGGTCGGCGATGATCGTCGCCAGGACGCGCGCCTCGTACAGGCCCGATTCCCAGAGCTCGAGCGCCAGGGCGTGGTCGCGGTGGATCTGCATGGCCAATCCGCGCACCACGCGCATGGGAACGCAGGCGGCATGGTCCGTGGACATGCCGAGCTTGGTGCGGATGGTCTTGGTTGTCTGGTTGCTCAGGCCGCGCAGGCGCGCGACGATCTCTTCGGCTCTGGTCATGCAAGCGTCTCCTTTTCGAGAATCCAGTCCACGGCCATGCGGCAGTGCAGGGCCGTGGTGTCGAAGAGCGGTCCGGCCGCAGCCTCCGCCGTCCCGGCCGCCGACCCGCAGGGACAGAGAAGCAGCGGCAGCTCCGTGCAGCCGAGGATGACGCCCTCGGCTCCGGCGGCTGCCAGACGGTCGACGACCGCGAAAAGTGCGGTCCGCGTGGCGTCGGAAAAGACGCCGCGGCAGAGTTCGTCGAAAATTGCCGCGTGTATCAGGGCGCGATCGGCCTCGTCCGGCACGATGGTCTCGATGCCGTGGTTCTCGCGCAGATGGTCGGAATAGACCCCCCTCTCCATGGTGAAGCGCGTGCCCATGAGCCCCACGCGGGACATCTTGGCCGCGCGCACCGCCCGGCCCGTCGCGTCCGCGATGTGCAGCAGCGGCAGCCCGGATCTCTCCCGCACGGCAGGAGCCACGAGGTGCATGGTGTTCGTGGCGACGGCGATGCCGTCCGCGCCTGCCCGGGCAAGGCCCGCCGCGGCCTCGCCGAGGAGTGCGCCCAGGCCCTCCCAGTCGCCCGCC
This genomic interval carries:
- a CDS encoding aspartate/glutamate racemase family protein, yielding MRTLGILGGMSWESTLEYYRQCNRGVAEALGGLHSAPLLVHSFDFETVASMQAAGDWEGLGALLGEAAAGLARAGADGIAVATNTMHLVAPAVRERSGLPLLHIADATGRAVRAAKMSRVGLMGTRFTMERGVYSDHLRENHGIETIVPDEADRALIHAAIFDELCRGVFSDATRTALFAVVDRLAAAGAEGVILGCTELPLLLCPCGSAAGTAEAAAGPLFDTTALHCRMAVDWILEKETLA